CTGCGGTGGCGTACTCGTGCAGCCTCAGCAGCACCCGGGGATGCGCCGTACGCCAGCGGGCGAAGACATCGGGCAGGACGCCCACGGCGAGGGAGTGCAGGGTGGCGACATGCAGTTCGCCGCCCTCGGCGCCGGCCGTGGCCCGGGCGGCGCGGCGGGCCTGCGCGGCGCTGCGGACGGCGAGTTCGGCGTGCGGCAGGAAGGCCCGCCCCATGGGGGTCAGGCGCACGCCGCGGGCCATGCGCTCCAGCAGGGCGCCACCGACCGACTTCTCCAGGGCCTTGATCTGGTGCGAGAGCGCGGGCTGGGTGACGTGCAGGGCGTCCGCCGCGCGCGTGAACGACGCCTCGTGGACGACCGTCACGAAGTACTCCATCTGCCGCAGGCTCAACTCCGTACCCTCCCTGAGGATCCATAAGCATCCTGCATGGCTCCCACAAGAACATTGCCTTGGACTCATGGCAAGGGGCGGGCGGAGGGTGGGGACATGAGCACACAGGGCACGAACACAGCGGATGTCGTCGTCATCGGCGGCGGCACGGGCGGCTACAGCACCGCCCTGCGCGCCGCCGCCCTCGGGCTGGCCGTCGTCCTCGTCGAGCGCGACAAGGTCGGCGGAACCTGTCTGCACCGGGGCTGCATTCCGAGCAAGGCGATGCTGCACGCCGCCGAACTGGTCGACGGCATCGCCGAGGCGCGCGAGCGGTGGGGCGTGAAGGCCACGCTGGACTCGGTCGACTGGGCGGCGCTGGTGGCCACGCGGGACGACATCGTGGCGCGCAATCACAAAGGGGTTGAGGCGCATCTGGCGCACGCCGGCGTGCAGGTGGTGCGGGGCAGCGCACGGCTGACGGGAACGCGCACGGTGCGCGTGGAGATCGTGCGCATGGATTCCGCGCCGGGCGTGTACGACTTCACCGCGCGCCGTGGGATCGTCCTCGCGAGCGGCTCACGCCCGCGCACGCTCCCGGGGCTCGTGCCGGACGGGCGGCGCGTGGTGACCAGCGACGACGCGTTGTTCGCGCCGGAGCTGCCCGCGTCCGTCCTGGTGCTGGGCGGGGGCGCGATCGGGGTGGAGTACGCCTCCTTCCACCGGTCCATGGGCGCGGAGGTCACCCTGGTCGAGGCCGCGGACCGGATCGTGCCGCTGGAGGACGCCGATGTGAGCCGGCATCTGACGCGCGGCCTGAAGAAGCGCGGGATCGATGTGCAGGCGGGCGCACGGATGCTGGACGCCGAGGTGCTGGAGAACGGCGTACGCGCGCGTGTGCGCACCGCGCGGGGAGAGACGCGCACGGTGGAGGCGGAACGGCTGCTGATGGCCGTGGGCCGGGTGCCGGTCACCGACGGCCTCGGCCTGGCGGCGGCCGGGCTGACGACGGACGAGCGGGGGTTCGTCGTACCGGCGGACTGGAACCGGCTGGAGACGGCCGTGCCGGGCATCCATGTCGTCGGCGACCTGCTGCCGCCGCCCTCGCTCGGCCTCGCCCACGCCTCGTTCGCGGAGGGCCTGCTGGTCGCCGAGACGCTGGCGGGGCTGCCGTCGGCCCCGGTGGACTACACGGCCGTACCCCGGGTGACGTACTCCTCGCCGCAGACCGCCTCGGTGGGGCTGAGTGAGACCGAGGCACGCGCGCGTGGGCGTGCGGTCGAGGTCGACACGATGCCGCTGACCGCCGTGGCCAAGGGGATGGTGCACGGCCAGGGCGGCATGGTGAAGGTCGTCGCCGAGGCCGGCGACGGGCCCGTGCTCGGCGTGCACCTGGTGGGCCCGAACGTGTCGGAGATGATCGCGGAGAGCCAGCTGATCGTCGGCTGGGACGCCGAGCCCGCGGACGTGGCCCGGCATGTGCACGCGCACCCGACGCTCTCGGAGGCGGTGGGCGAGGTGTTCCTGACGCTCGCGGGACGCGGCCTGCACCAGCAGTGACCGCACGGCACGCACCGCCCGCACCGCGCCCCCGCGATGCCATCCGGGCGCCCCCGGTAGCCTCCCCCACCGGATGCTTGACAGTTCACCCTTCCCGTGCGGCACTTGGAGGGCGAAGCCGGGCGGAACAAGTCGGGGGTGAGTCTTCTGCCGGAGCTGCGCTACCCCAGCGTTCCCGAACTGGTCGCCTTCGCTCAGACATTGGCGGCTCGGGAACCCGGGCTGTGCTCGCTCAGGCAGGTGGGCGTCTCGCGCGCGGGAAGACCCCTGCACCTGATGTCGGTGGGGCACGCCCGGCGGGCGGTGCTCGTGGTGGCCGGCGCCCACGCCAACGAGCCGACCGGGGGCTCCACCCTGCGGGTGCTTGCGGAAAGAGTGCTGGGCGAGCGGGAGTTGCGGGCGGACACGTCCTGGCACTTCCTGCTGTGCGCGGATCCCGACGGTGCGAGCCTGCATGTGACGCCGGCGCCGCGCAGCCTGCTCGACTACCACCGCGGCTTCTACCGGCCGACGGGTGCGGAGCAGCCCGAGTGGTCGCCGTCCGTGCTGCCGCCGGACCGGCTGCCGCCCGAGACCCGGGCGCTGACCGGGGTGATCGACGAGCTGCGGCCCTACCTCCAGGTGACCTTGCACGGCACCGATCTGGGCGGCAGCTGGGTGCAGTTGACCAGGGACGTGCCGGGGCTCGCCGAGCCGTTCGCCAAGTCCGCGGCGCAGCTGCACATCCCGGTGGAGACCGGCGCCTCGGACGCCGCCGGCTGGCCGGCCTCCGGCCCCGGGGTGCATGTCATGCCCGGCCCGGAGACGGGCGCCGCCTACCCGAGCATGCCGGACGACGCCCGGCACAGCACCTGGTACCACGCGCACCGGTACGGCGGTCTGACGGCCGTGGTGGAGGTGCCGATGTGGGCGAGTGACCTGGTGGATGATCCGGCGCCGCACCCGGCACCGGCGGCGGCGATGCGGCGTCTGGCGCGGCGGCTGCTCCGGGACGCGCTGGAGGTGGAGCGCGTGCTCACCGACGCGCTGCCCCGCCTCGACGG
Above is a genomic segment from Streptomyces fodineus containing:
- a CDS encoding M14 family zinc carboxypeptidase; protein product: MSLLPELRYPSVPELVAFAQTLAAREPGLCSLRQVGVSRAGRPLHLMSVGHARRAVLVVAGAHANEPTGGSTLRVLAERVLGERELRADTSWHFLLCADPDGASLHVTPAPRSLLDYHRGFYRPTGAEQPEWSPSVLPPDRLPPETRALTGVIDELRPYLQVTLHGTDLGGSWVQLTRDVPGLAEPFAKSAAQLHIPVETGASDAAGWPASGPGVHVMPGPETGAAYPSMPDDARHSTWYHAHRYGGLTAVVEVPMWASDLVDDPAPHPAPAAAMRRLARRLLRDALEVERVLTDALPRLDGADGPLLRAARWALELIPGLAEDWIHTPPAGTTMAYVGSVDAFGRRLPLRAAAMLLRVLRETDDRAAPRLEHLVAAWCDAFAARFRARWVPLEHQVEHQSRTVLVAAQQARERMG
- the lpdA gene encoding dihydrolipoyl dehydrogenase, whose amino-acid sequence is MSTQGTNTADVVVIGGGTGGYSTALRAAALGLAVVLVERDKVGGTCLHRGCIPSKAMLHAAELVDGIAEARERWGVKATLDSVDWAALVATRDDIVARNHKGVEAHLAHAGVQVVRGSARLTGTRTVRVEIVRMDSAPGVYDFTARRGIVLASGSRPRTLPGLVPDGRRVVTSDDALFAPELPASVLVLGGGAIGVEYASFHRSMGAEVTLVEAADRIVPLEDADVSRHLTRGLKKRGIDVQAGARMLDAEVLENGVRARVRTARGETRTVEAERLLMAVGRVPVTDGLGLAAAGLTTDERGFVVPADWNRLETAVPGIHVVGDLLPPPSLGLAHASFAEGLLVAETLAGLPSAPVDYTAVPRVTYSSPQTASVGLSETEARARGRAVEVDTMPLTAVAKGMVHGQGGMVKVVAEAGDGPVLGVHLVGPNVSEMIAESQLIVGWDAEPADVARHVHAHPTLSEAVGEVFLTLAGRGLHQQ